A window of Pseudodesulfovibrio hydrargyri contains these coding sequences:
- a CDS encoding sigma-54 interaction domain-containing protein, which produces MSDRLFENIVDKVCSTLDLQLAITHLQKLLEARTDIEGVFIGHHAPEEKQVYSLVYAGKSHSEECRQKQPVQDALHNYLLSNRRKELNIVNRLNEFPAMAITLPSCIPTSHSLYECRVRLDGRHIGMLAFHTPGPHLSDATLDLLMKIRGPIALSLANKLSALRVWSHDELGDSAVAPESGGHFVCPSSAMRMVYRLLSAVAPTGNTVLLTGETGVGKDALARRLHDLSPRRAAGFVHVNCGSLPESLIESELFGHQKGAFTGAGSDRIGLFEQANGGTVFLDEIGELPPAMQTRLLQVLQNKTIRRVGGSRDVPLDFRVVAATNNDLEAMCRDGRFRRDLYFRLNCIRVEVPPLRHRREDIPVLAEYFVRKKAQEYGWSAAPPIGSDMDRLVRYDWPGNVRELENCLDRSLILSCGAPFRVHLDPHFAADRGHGASRAHVQDSSMAGEGDASGLSQGVPTLDECVRDHMLDALRRSGGRIHGKGGAAELLDVNPSTLRSRLKKMNIPFGRQLPGGFGGLASD; this is translated from the coding sequence ATGAGCGACAGACTTTTCGAGAACATAGTCGACAAGGTGTGTTCGACCTTGGATTTGCAGCTGGCCATTACCCATCTGCAAAAGCTACTGGAAGCGCGGACCGATATCGAGGGCGTGTTCATCGGGCATCATGCGCCCGAGGAGAAGCAGGTCTACAGCCTGGTCTACGCGGGCAAATCCCATAGTGAGGAATGCCGCCAAAAACAACCCGTCCAGGACGCGCTGCACAACTACCTCCTGTCCAACAGGCGCAAGGAACTGAATATCGTCAACCGGCTCAACGAGTTCCCCGCCATGGCCATCACGCTTCCATCCTGCATTCCCACGAGCCATTCCCTCTACGAATGCCGCGTCCGGCTGGACGGAAGGCACATCGGGATGCTGGCCTTCCACACGCCCGGCCCGCACCTGTCCGACGCGACGCTCGACCTGCTCATGAAGATACGGGGCCCCATCGCCCTGAGCCTGGCCAACAAGCTGTCCGCACTGCGGGTGTGGTCCCACGATGAGCTCGGGGATTCCGCCGTGGCCCCTGAAAGCGGAGGCCACTTTGTCTGTCCCTCCAGTGCCATGCGGATGGTGTACAGGCTGTTGAGCGCCGTAGCGCCGACGGGTAACACCGTCCTGCTGACCGGAGAAACGGGTGTCGGGAAGGATGCGCTGGCACGACGTCTGCACGATCTCTCCCCCCGCAGGGCCGCCGGATTCGTCCACGTCAATTGCGGGAGCCTGCCGGAGTCATTGATCGAGTCCGAGCTTTTCGGCCATCAGAAAGGGGCCTTTACCGGCGCCGGCTCCGACCGTATCGGCCTCTTTGAGCAGGCGAACGGCGGCACCGTGTTCCTGGACGAGATCGGGGAGCTTCCCCCGGCCATGCAGACGCGCCTGTTGCAGGTGTTGCAGAACAAGACCATACGGCGGGTGGGCGGAAGCCGCGATGTGCCCCTCGATTTCCGGGTGGTGGCCGCCACCAACAACGACCTGGAGGCCATGTGCCGGGACGGCCGGTTCCGCCGGGATCTCTATTTCCGGCTCAACTGCATCAGGGTGGAGGTGCCGCCCTTGCGGCATAGAAGGGAAGACATCCCCGTGCTCGCCGAATACTTTGTCCGGAAAAAGGCACAGGAATATGGGTGGTCGGCCGCCCCGCCGATTGGATCGGACATGGACCGCCTGGTCCGCTACGACTGGCCGGGGAATGTGCGGGAACTGGAGAACTGTCTGGACCGCTCCCTGATCCTGAGTTGCGGCGCCCCTTTTCGCGTTCATCTGGACCCGCATTTCGCCGCCGATCGCGGACACGGCGCCTCCCGCGCGCACGTCCAGGACTCCTCCATGGCCGGGGAGGGGGATGCCTCCGGGCTCTCCCAGGGCGTGCCGACACTGGATGAATGTGTTCGAGACCACATGCTGGACGCCCTCCGCCGCTCCGGCGGCCGTATTCACGGAAAGGGAGGCGCGGCCGAACTCCTGGATGTGAATCCGAGCACCCTCCGTAGTCGACTGAAAAAAATGAATATTCCTTTCGGTAGGCAATTGCCTGGCGGCTTCGGCGGCCTTGCATCGGACTAA
- a CDS encoding diaminopropionate ammonia-lyase, with the protein MKIQCLKNVKRDVSSYEPRLIDAGLFEEVQAFHGSIAGYRKSALHSLVSLAGFMGAGSLWVKDESSRFGLNSFKALGASYAIGKALARELGEPLSALPFPVLRERVRERLPHLKLLAATDGNHGRGVAWMGRQLGLPVSVWMPKGTTAARLEHIRREGAEATVTDLNYDETVRLVARKGAEKNCLVIQDTAWEGYEDVPRWIMQGYSIIARELFDDLGEAVPTHVFIQAGVGAFAGTIAESLYALYKDRCPKVVIVEAEAADCFYQSALKGEDVTKTGDLTTIMAGLACGEQNPLANKILKQLAFGFISAPEWASANGMRILANPLPGDAPVVSGESGAVGAGVLERIMRNPEYADCKALLELDQDSKVLVFSTEGDTDPGVYRDVVWFGKYNEPMA; encoded by the coding sequence GTGAAAATACAGTGTTTGAAGAATGTGAAGCGGGACGTCTCCTCCTACGAGCCTAGGCTCATCGACGCCGGTCTTTTTGAGGAGGTCCAGGCGTTCCATGGCTCCATCGCGGGGTACCGAAAGAGCGCGCTGCATTCGCTCGTTTCGCTTGCCGGGTTCATGGGCGCGGGCTCCCTTTGGGTGAAGGACGAGTCCAGCCGCTTCGGCCTGAACTCCTTCAAGGCGCTGGGCGCCTCGTACGCCATCGGCAAGGCGCTGGCCCGGGAGTTGGGCGAACCGCTTTCCGCTCTTCCCTTCCCAGTGCTCAGGGAGCGCGTCCGCGAGCGGCTGCCGCATCTGAAGCTGCTGGCGGCCACCGACGGCAACCACGGCCGAGGCGTGGCCTGGATGGGCCGCCAGCTCGGGCTTCCGGTTTCCGTGTGGATGCCGAAAGGTACGACCGCGGCGCGGCTCGAACACATCAGAAGGGAAGGGGCCGAAGCCACGGTCACGGACCTGAACTACGACGAGACCGTCCGCCTTGTGGCGCGCAAGGGGGCCGAGAAGAACTGCCTGGTCATCCAGGATACCGCCTGGGAAGGCTACGAGGACGTGCCCCGCTGGATCATGCAGGGCTATTCGATCATCGCCCGGGAACTCTTCGACGACCTGGGGGAGGCCGTCCCCACCCATGTCTTCATCCAGGCGGGCGTGGGCGCTTTCGCGGGCACCATCGCCGAATCCCTGTACGCGCTCTACAAGGACCGATGCCCCAAGGTCGTCATCGTCGAGGCCGAAGCGGCCGACTGCTTTTACCAGAGCGCCCTCAAGGGCGAGGATGTGACCAAGACCGGGGATCTGACCACAATCATGGCCGGGCTCGCCTGCGGTGAGCAGAATCCCCTGGCCAACAAGATTCTCAAGCAACTGGCCTTCGGGTTCATCAGCGCCCCGGAGTGGGCCTCGGCCAATGGAATGCGTATCCTGGCCAACCCGCTCCCGGGCGATGCCCCGGTGGTCAGCGGCGAGTCGGGCGCCGTGGGCGCCGGGGTCCTGGAACGGATCATGCGCAATCCGGAGTACGCGGACTGCAAGGCGCTGCTGGAGCTGGACCAAGACTCCAAGGTCCTGGTCTTCAGCACCGAGGGCGACACCGACCCCGGCGTGTACCGGGACGTGGTCTGGTTCGGCAAATACAACGAGCCCATGGCCTAG
- a CDS encoding 4Fe-4S binding protein translates to MNLKTKVAGLEFKNPLLPASGPLVGDAEKMLALAALGVGGMVSKTVSIKGAEVPRPCIRSGKNCITNAELWSEYALEKWRDDIFPAVRAELDLPLLVSVGYTKQDMETLIPALDRFAEAFEVSTHYVGKDLSVIRETVKTIRSLTDKPFFMKVSPHMPDPVAFCEMVLENGGNGIVAINSLGPAMSVDLATRSVPMGNSQGEVWMSGPVIKPIALAFISRIRRAIPECEIIGVGGVASADDVLEFLLAGASAVQMLSAAMLKGVDLYRKIVEDLPGRLEHFGFSSVREVIETDLIIPEVSYERRLPVIDREACILCDKCVRGCPYLALRHEGDAILVDGGKCFGCTLCASVCPKNAVSFGA, encoded by the coding sequence ATGAATTTGAAGACGAAAGTTGCCGGTTTGGAGTTCAAGAATCCTCTTCTGCCCGCGTCGGGCCCGCTGGTCGGGGACGCGGAAAAGATGCTGGCCCTGGCCGCCCTGGGCGTGGGGGGCATGGTCAGCAAGACCGTTTCCATCAAGGGGGCCGAGGTGCCCCGCCCGTGCATCCGTTCGGGCAAGAACTGCATCACCAACGCCGAACTCTGGTCCGAATATGCCCTGGAAAAGTGGCGGGACGACATCTTCCCGGCCGTGCGCGCGGAGCTCGACCTGCCGCTGCTGGTCAGCGTGGGCTACACCAAACAGGACATGGAGACGCTCATTCCCGCGCTCGACCGGTTCGCCGAGGCCTTCGAGGTCTCCACCCACTACGTGGGCAAGGACCTGTCCGTCATCAGGGAGACCGTGAAGACCATCCGCTCCCTGACCGACAAGCCGTTTTTCATGAAGGTTTCGCCGCACATGCCCGATCCGGTGGCCTTCTGCGAGATGGTCCTGGAGAACGGGGGCAACGGCATCGTGGCCATCAACTCGCTGGGCCCGGCCATGTCCGTGGACCTGGCCACCCGGTCCGTGCCCATGGGCAACAGCCAGGGCGAGGTCTGGATGTCCGGCCCGGTCATCAAGCCCATCGCGCTGGCCTTCATCTCCCGCATCCGGCGCGCCATCCCGGAATGCGAGATCATCGGCGTGGGCGGCGTGGCCTCGGCCGACGACGTGCTGGAGTTCCTGCTGGCCGGAGCCAGTGCGGTGCAGATGCTCTCCGCGGCCATGCTCAAGGGGGTCGATCTCTACCGAAAGATCGTCGAGGACCTGCCCGGCAGGCTGGAACATTTCGGCTTTTCCTCCGTGCGCGAGGTCATCGAGACGGACCTGATCATTCCCGAGGTATCCTACGAGCGGCGTCTGCCCGTCATCGACCGGGAGGCGTGCATCCTGTGCGACAAGTGCGTGCGCGGTTGTCCCTACCTGGCCCTGCGCCATGAGGGGGACGCCATCCTGGTGGACGGGGGCAAGTGTTTCGGCTGCACGCTGTGCGCGTCGGTCTGCCCCAAAAACGCCGTCTCCTTCGGGGCCTAG
- a CDS encoding cytochrome c3 family protein, giving the protein MKRLMILAATLAIGAAAWGIVATEGLSQSPEGQTGPNGESVDAVGYNPSAGAQLAESVRVMLGERTLKDYHKKIHQNGTNCQLCHSGEAPTSPPDDTNCIRCHGTPEQMAQVTAKLERNPHSAPHYGTNVPCTTCHKEHQPSKVLCSDCHSFTFEKFKK; this is encoded by the coding sequence ATGAAACGCTTGATGATCTTAGCCGCGACCCTGGCCATCGGCGCCGCCGCCTGGGGAATCGTCGCCACCGAGGGCCTTTCGCAGTCGCCCGAGGGCCAGACCGGCCCCAACGGCGAGAGCGTCGACGCGGTGGGGTACAACCCCTCCGCCGGGGCGCAACTCGCGGAATCGGTCCGCGTCATGCTGGGCGAACGCACGCTCAAGGACTATCACAAGAAAATTCACCAGAACGGAACCAACTGTCAGTTGTGCCACTCCGGCGAAGCGCCCACGTCTCCTCCGGACGACACCAACTGCATCCGCTGCCACGGCACCCCGGAGCAGATGGCCCAGGTCACGGCCAAGCTGGAACGCAATCCCCACAGCGCGCCCCACTACGGCACGAACGTGCCGTGCACGACCTGCCACAAGGAGCACCAGCCCTCCAAGGTGCTGTGCTCCGATTGTCATAGCTTCACTTTCGAAAAGTTCAAGAAGTAG
- a CDS encoding flavocytochrome c produces MSRKIKQHGKPDTMGRRDMLKVAGLAAGSALLSQIATSEAKAAPSTSDQWDREFDVIIAGSGFAGCAAAIAARREGASTLVIEKMSVFGGNSAINGGAMAVAGSALQKEKGINDSVELMMADMLKGGRGTNHVDLLRVVCAGTAEAFEMTREFGVKWKDVLLQFGGHSVQRTFQTEHFTGGDITIPLMKGGISLGAIFKNRCKLEEILTDMDGGIAGIVVREDYYFPDENSGTLRRYKVNRGFVACTGGFGSDIAFRKTQNPSLDESVGCTNHRGATAESFNALLEVNAAPVNTGSFQLGPWASPDESGFGYAPQFNQQAAFPYGIMVDIRDGLRFVNENADRKTRADAQLKHCKEADGTIHYPVAFCSEPGTVKSPTVKYALKEGVAWKFDSLEALANNFGIPLKPLQEQVDRFKQFVANGKDEEFGKPIFGFDRALYLDKPPYYAMRAWPKVHFCQGGVNINPRAEVTHMRTGQPIPKLYAAGEITGGTHGESRLGSCAIAETLVMGTIAGKNAARNKARS; encoded by the coding sequence ATGAGTAGAAAGATCAAACAACACGGCAAGCCCGATACGATGGGCCGTCGTGACATGCTGAAGGTGGCTGGTCTTGCCGCCGGTTCGGCCCTGTTGTCCCAGATTGCAACGAGCGAGGCGAAAGCCGCGCCGTCGACGTCCGACCAATGGGATCGCGAATTCGACGTCATCATCGCCGGCAGCGGTTTCGCGGGCTGCGCCGCGGCCATCGCCGCCAGAAGGGAGGGCGCCTCCACTCTGGTCATCGAAAAGATGTCGGTATTCGGCGGCAACTCGGCGATCAACGGCGGCGCCATGGCCGTGGCGGGTTCCGCGCTGCAAAAGGAGAAAGGCATCAACGACAGCGTCGAGCTGATGATGGCCGACATGCTCAAGGGCGGCCGGGGCACCAACCACGTCGATCTGCTGCGCGTCGTCTGCGCGGGCACGGCCGAGGCCTTCGAAATGACCAGGGAATTCGGCGTCAAGTGGAAGGACGTCCTGTTGCAGTTCGGCGGCCACTCGGTCCAGCGCACCTTCCAGACCGAGCACTTCACCGGCGGCGACATCACCATTCCCCTGATGAAGGGCGGCATCAGCCTCGGGGCCATCTTCAAGAACCGCTGCAAGCTGGAGGAGATCCTGACGGACATGGACGGCGGCATCGCCGGCATCGTCGTCCGGGAGGACTACTACTTTCCGGACGAAAACTCCGGCACCCTGCGCCGGTACAAGGTGAACCGGGGCTTCGTGGCCTGCACCGGCGGGTTCGGCAGCGACATCGCCTTCAGGAAGACGCAGAATCCGAGCCTGGACGAAAGCGTCGGCTGCACCAACCATCGCGGGGCCACGGCCGAATCCTTCAACGCCCTGCTCGAGGTCAACGCGGCCCCGGTCAACACCGGGTCCTTTCAACTCGGCCCCTGGGCATCCCCGGACGAAAGCGGCTTCGGCTACGCCCCGCAATTCAACCAGCAGGCGGCCTTCCCCTACGGCATCATGGTCGACATCCGCGACGGCCTGCGCTTTGTCAATGAAAACGCCGACCGCAAGACCCGCGCCGACGCCCAGCTCAAGCACTGCAAGGAAGCGGACGGCACCATCCATTATCCGGTGGCCTTCTGTTCCGAGCCCGGCACGGTCAAGTCGCCCACCGTCAAATACGCCCTCAAGGAAGGCGTCGCCTGGAAATTCGACTCCCTCGAAGCCCTGGCGAACAACTTCGGCATCCCCCTCAAGCCGCTTCAGGAGCAGGTGGACCGTTTCAAGCAATTCGTGGCCAACGGCAAGGACGAGGAATTCGGCAAGCCCATCTTCGGCTTCGACCGCGCCCTGTACCTCGACAAGCCGCCCTACTACGCCATGCGCGCCTGGCCCAAGGTCCACTTCTGCCAGGGCGGGGTGAACATCAACCCCCGGGCCGAGGTCACCCACATGCGGACCGGCCAGCCCATTCCCAAGCTGTACGCTGCCGGTGAAATCACCGGAGGCACCCACGGCGAGAGCCGGCTGGGCAGTTGCGCCATCGCAGAAACGCTGGTCATGGGCACCATCGCCGGCAAAAACGCGGCCAGAAACAAGGCCCGAAGCTGA
- a CDS encoding dihydroorotase has protein sequence MDLSIVNGSVYREGRFERTNVHIKDGVIAAIAGDLPEVESTFDAAGKWVLPGLIDPHVHFNLRVGGTVSRDDFRTGSMLAALGGVTTIIDFLDPADTLAGMRNAFEERKRDAAGCLVDYGFHPTIMGYRDNLRELADFVVSQGMPSIKLFTTYASTNRRTGDRLIAALCKESERAGFTVLVHAENDGLVDESTGAPFSQHGRRRPPLSEISEVVKLAQICEYSGGYCYIVHTNCGTTVAKLKQGFAELLREGRFAIESCPHYFLFDDSRYADRLGYRYVMTPPLRPAGERERLASLFDDVDVIATDHCPYPEEAKDHACLDDIPNGIEGIPYTLPALFPLFGERVIAKMTHESARLHGLYPRKGVLREGSDGDVVIFDPARSYVFDGNMPWHRALGRDGSVSPYDGVRAQGEVVATFVRGRAVMRDGEVLDHQGTFIPRGRR, from the coding sequence ATGGATCTCTCCATCGTCAACGGCTCCGTCTACAGGGAAGGGCGCTTCGAGCGGACCAACGTCCATATAAAGGACGGGGTCATCGCGGCCATTGCCGGGGATCTCCCGGAGGTCGAGTCCACCTTCGACGCGGCCGGGAAATGGGTCCTGCCCGGGCTGATCGATCCCCACGTCCATTTCAACCTGCGGGTGGGCGGCACGGTTTCGCGCGACGATTTCCGGACCGGCTCCATGTTGGCGGCCCTGGGCGGCGTGACCACAATCATCGATTTTCTGGACCCGGCGGACACCCTGGCCGGGATGCGGAACGCCTTCGAGGAAAGGAAGCGGGACGCGGCGGGTTGTCTCGTGGACTACGGCTTCCACCCGACCATCATGGGCTACAGGGACAACCTGCGGGAACTGGCCGACTTCGTGGTCTCCCAGGGCATGCCCTCGATCAAGCTGTTCACCACCTACGCCTCCACCAACCGGCGCACGGGCGACCGGCTCATCGCCGCCCTGTGCAAGGAGTCGGAGCGGGCGGGCTTTACCGTCCTGGTCCACGCCGAGAACGACGGTTTGGTTGACGAATCCACGGGTGCGCCGTTTTCCCAGCACGGCAGGCGGCGGCCGCCCCTGTCCGAGATCAGCGAGGTCGTCAAGCTGGCCCAGATCTGCGAGTATTCCGGCGGGTACTGCTACATCGTGCACACCAACTGCGGCACCACCGTGGCGAAGCTCAAGCAAGGGTTCGCCGAGCTGTTGCGGGAGGGCCGCTTTGCCATCGAGAGCTGTCCGCACTATTTTCTGTTCGACGATTCCCGCTACGCGGACCGACTGGGCTACCGCTACGTGATGACCCCGCCCCTGCGCCCGGCGGGCGAGAGGGAAAGGCTGGCCTCGCTCTTCGACGACGTGGACGTCATTGCCACGGACCACTGCCCGTATCCCGAAGAGGCCAAGGATCACGCCTGCCTGGACGACATCCCCAACGGCATCGAAGGGATTCCGTACACGCTGCCCGCCCTTTTCCCCCTGTTCGGGGAGCGGGTGATCGCCAAGATGACCCACGAGAGCGCCCGTCTGCACGGGCTGTATCCCCGAAAAGGGGTCCTGCGCGAGGGCAGCGACGGCGACGTGGTCATCTTCGATCCCGCCAGGTCCTATGTCTTTGACGGGAACATGCCCTGGCATCGCGCGTTGGGCCGGGACGGTTCCGTTTCCCCCTATGACGGGGTGCGGGCCCAGGGAGAGGTCGTCGCGACCTTCGTGCGCGGCCGGGCGGTCATGCGGGACGGCGAGGTCCTGGACCATCAGGGAACATTCATACCAAGGGGACGCCGATGA
- a CDS encoding xanthine dehydrogenase family protein molybdopterin-binding subunit: MCECSNLKADTGSVVKKDHCEKCDGSLKYLGDSVEEGLLYGRLYRSSEASADIVSWVLPELPEGYHVFGARDLKGKNFVKLVAEDQPVFADGKVTYIGEPIFLIVGEDREVIRQIGDAIEIEYDRHEPILDFESRCDPDLEHMVGYHLGCAREKTLEVEERARRVKVEEFRTPMQEHVYLEPQTVKGFVDDQGRVAVEGSMQCPYYVKNAVVNALGLSADEVRVIQAPMGGAFGGKEDFPCSIGCQVALAASILKKPVLLTFDRHEDMMFTTKRHPSLIRYRTSLDGEGRILGMNIEVYFDGGANQGLSSVVLQRALINSIGVYSIPNVSVQGFVVFTNNVPNGAFRGFGAPQSAFALEAHLAHIAREHGVDPLSYKEPYMVTQGSRSLTGGLFRDPVLLPAMVADVKKRRGYAERKARFVEFNRSNSRFRKGVGVSIFLHGCGFTGSGERDLIKSVVRLEKTAEDEVVIRIANVDMGQGLLTTMSKIVGSSLGIDYKDVRFPYPDTACAPDSGPTVASRTIMIVGKILERAALRLKESWRPGEEMVVEECYVHDESAIPWDQERFTGDAYPAYSWGVNMVEVTVDTLTGHIDVDHVDAAYDVGKAIDDRILRGQIDGGVVQSVAWGYMENMQRRDGSILQRTISDYGPPTSMDAPPIDSYLYDNPYENGPMGAKGAGELTFIGGGPALLDAVEDALGAAFHRLPLTPEHILETLEAREEG, from the coding sequence ATGTGTGAATGTTCGAATCTGAAGGCCGACACCGGGTCGGTGGTCAAGAAGGACCACTGCGAGAAGTGCGACGGCTCCCTGAAATATCTCGGCGACAGCGTCGAGGAAGGGCTCCTGTACGGGCGGCTCTATCGCTCCAGTGAAGCCTCTGCCGACATCGTCTCCTGGGTCCTGCCCGAACTGCCCGAAGGGTACCACGTGTTCGGGGCCAGGGACCTCAAGGGCAAAAACTTCGTCAAGCTCGTGGCCGAGGACCAGCCCGTGTTCGCGGACGGCAAAGTGACCTACATCGGCGAGCCCATTTTCCTGATCGTGGGCGAGGACCGCGAGGTCATCCGGCAAATCGGCGACGCCATCGAGATCGAGTACGACCGGCATGAGCCCATTCTCGACTTCGAGAGCCGCTGCGACCCGGACCTGGAGCACATGGTCGGCTATCATTTGGGCTGCGCGCGCGAGAAGACCCTGGAGGTCGAGGAGCGCGCCCGCCGCGTGAAGGTCGAGGAGTTCAGGACGCCCATGCAGGAGCACGTCTACCTGGAGCCCCAGACCGTGAAGGGGTTCGTGGACGACCAGGGGCGGGTCGCCGTGGAAGGCAGCATGCAGTGCCCCTATTACGTCAAGAACGCCGTGGTCAACGCCCTGGGCCTGTCCGCCGACGAGGTGCGGGTCATCCAGGCCCCCATGGGCGGGGCGTTCGGGGGCAAGGAGGATTTTCCCTGTTCCATCGGCTGCCAGGTCGCCCTGGCCGCCTCCATCCTCAAGAAGCCCGTGCTGCTGACCTTCGACCGGCACGAGGACATGATGTTCACCACCAAGCGCCATCCGTCCCTGATCCGCTACCGGACCTCCCTGGACGGGGAAGGGCGGATTCTGGGCATGAACATCGAGGTCTATTTCGACGGCGGGGCCAACCAGGGTCTGAGCTCGGTGGTCCTCCAGCGGGCGCTGATCAACAGCATCGGGGTCTATTCCATCCCCAACGTCTCGGTCCAGGGATTCGTGGTCTTCACCAACAACGTCCCCAACGGCGCCTTCCGGGGGTTCGGCGCGCCGCAGAGCGCCTTCGCCCTGGAGGCCCATCTGGCGCACATCGCCAGGGAGCACGGCGTGGACCCGCTCAGCTACAAGGAACCCTACATGGTCACGCAGGGGAGCCGGTCGCTGACCGGCGGCCTGTTCCGGGACCCGGTGCTGCTGCCAGCCATGGTCGCGGACGTGAAAAAGCGGCGCGGCTACGCGGAGCGCAAGGCCCGGTTCGTCGAGTTCAACAGGTCCAATTCCCGGTTCCGCAAGGGCGTCGGCGTCTCGATCTTTCTCCACGGGTGCGGGTTCACCGGCAGCGGCGAGCGCGATCTGATCAAGTCCGTGGTCCGGCTGGAGAAGACGGCCGAAGACGAGGTCGTCATCCGCATCGCCAACGTGGACATGGGCCAGGGACTGCTGACCACCATGAGCAAGATCGTGGGCAGTTCCTTGGGCATCGACTACAAGGACGTGCGCTTTCCCTACCCGGACACGGCCTGCGCGCCGGACTCCGGCCCCACCGTGGCGTCCAGGACGATCATGATCGTGGGCAAAATCCTGGAACGGGCGGCCCTGCGCCTCAAGGAGAGCTGGAGGCCCGGCGAGGAGATGGTCGTGGAGGAGTGCTACGTGCACGACGAGTCGGCCATCCCCTGGGACCAGGAGCGTTTCACCGGCGACGCCTATCCCGCCTATTCCTGGGGCGTGAACATGGTCGAGGTGACCGTGGACACCCTCACCGGCCACATCGACGTGGACCACGTGGACGCCGCGTACGACGTGGGCAAGGCCATCGACGACCGTATCCTCCGGGGCCAGATCGACGGCGGCGTGGTCCAGTCCGTGGCCTGGGGATACATGGAGAACATGCAGCGGCGGGACGGAAGCATCCTGCAAAGGACCATTTCCGACTACGGCCCGCCGACCTCCATGGACGCCCCGCCCATCGACAGCTATTTGTACGACAATCCCTATGAAAACGGGCCCATGGGGGCCAAGGGCGCGGGCGAGCTGACCTTCATCGGCGGGGGGCCCGCCCTGCTCGACGCCGTGGAGGACGCCCTCGGGGCGGCCTTTCACCGTCTTCCCCTCACTCCGGAACACATCCTGGAGACCCTGGAAGCCCGGGAGGAAGGTTAG
- a CDS encoding amidohydrolase family protein, translating to MKNLVINVSTYDFQTYAADRFVLFEEAILAVGPMAELDATLAGLGVTRDDCAVTDGKGGILLPGLVAGHTHLYSTFARGWLTPFDPASFQDVLDQLWWKLDRALGREEVYLSGLAGAGEFLKNGVTTIIDHHASGRTIKGSLDALKQGVVDEGGLRALFCFETSDRFDVDECIEENVSFHEARRSDGQGRCGGMFGMHASSSLSDDSLKKISEASGDMPVHVHVAESREDVDRTRERCGKSIVERFDGFGLLREKSLIAHGVHMEDDAFALLAERGCSMVFNPTSNMNNGVGLPPLAKAVDNGVPWLVGNDGLGFNMNRDYQNLLFTHQLAHGPGSFDWGWLLGSITRGYGYVNDLLGCRIGRIQEGYDADFFVVPYASITPVNQDNIFGHFFFGLLDNLSPSFLWTGGRLRIRDGALADEAVYRRGEARRVAERLWRDILKG from the coding sequence ATGAAAAATCTCGTCATCAACGTTTCGACGTACGACTTTCAGACCTATGCGGCGGATCGGTTCGTGCTCTTCGAAGAGGCCATCCTGGCCGTGGGACCCATGGCCGAGCTGGACGCCACGTTGGCCGGGCTGGGCGTGACCAGGGACGACTGCGCCGTGACCGACGGCAAGGGTGGGATTTTGCTTCCCGGCCTGGTGGCGGGGCACACGCACCTGTACTCCACCTTTGCCCGGGGCTGGCTGACCCCCTTTGATCCCGCCTCGTTCCAGGACGTGCTCGATCAGTTGTGGTGGAAGCTGGACCGCGCGCTGGGCCGCGAAGAGGTCTACCTGAGCGGCCTGGCCGGTGCCGGGGAATTTCTGAAGAACGGCGTGACCACGATCATCGACCACCACGCCAGCGGCCGGACGATCAAGGGCAGCCTCGACGCCCTCAAGCAGGGCGTGGTCGACGAGGGCGGCCTGCGGGCGCTGTTCTGCTTCGAGACCAGCGACCGTTTCGACGTGGACGAGTGCATCGAGGAGAACGTCTCCTTTCACGAAGCCCGGCGGTCCGACGGCCAGGGACGCTGCGGGGGCATGTTCGGCATGCACGCCTCGTCCAGCCTGTCCGACGACTCCCTGAAAAAGATCAGTGAGGCCTCCGGGGACATGCCCGTGCACGTCCATGTGGCCGAGAGCCGGGAAGACGTGGACCGGACCCGCGAGCGTTGCGGGAAGTCCATTGTCGAGCGTTTCGACGGCTTCGGGCTGCTGCGGGAAAAGAGCCTCATCGCCCACGGCGTGCACATGGAGGACGACGCGTTCGCGCTGCTCGCCGAGCGGGGGTGCTCCATGGTCTTCAACCCCACTTCGAACATGAACAACGGGGTCGGCCTGCCGCCCTTGGCCAAGGCCGTGGACAACGGCGTTCCCTGGCTGGTCGGCAACGACGGCCTGGGATTCAACATGAACCGGGATTACCAGAACCTGCTGTTCACCCACCAGCTCGCGCACGGGCCGGGCAGCTTCGACTGGGGCTGGCTCTTGGGGAGCATTACGAGGGGATACGGCTACGTGAACGATCTGCTGGGATGCCGGATCGGCCGTATTCAGGAAGGGTACGACGCGGACTTTTTCGTGGTTCCGTATGCCTCCATCACCCCCGTGAACCAGGATAATATTTTCGGGCATTTCTTTTTCGGCCTCCTGGACAACCTGTCGCCGTCGTTCCTGTGGACCGGCGGGCGGCTGCGTATCCGGGACGGCGCGTTGGCCGATGAGGCCGTCTACAGGCGCGGCGAGGCGCGCCGGGTCGCCGAACGGCTGTGGCGGGACATTTTGAAGGGGTAA